The genomic region GAAATACCGCAGTGGCTGGTGCCTTCAGATAGATTTTGACCGCATCTTGGCATATCTTTGCAAACTGCTTCTGGGTTGGCGGCCCTGGAATATCTCTCTGATAGTCGATGTTTTTAGCGACTTCAAAAAAATCGACATCCCCAGCCATTCTCGCCACCTTCAAGACCGGCATGCCTCTATCCACAAATTTTGCGGGTTTGTAATTCTGTCCGACTGCGCTACTGCTCACCAGCAAAGCCGCTAGAAGAAACAGTTTTCTCATACCTGAACGTACAACACTGCTCGGCTGTCTCGCTGGGCATTTGTCGTCTTCATCCAAAGGGGGTGAGAGATGCGACGCTGAGGCTGATCTTCGCTCACTACCGGGTGTGGGAAGGCATCGCGCTCATCGTGCAGAAGGCGATGAAATGAAGGGATACTATCCCTAAAGTCCATTTCTACATACGAGACCCGGGTAAGGCCCAACGGCAAAAGTGCTGCACAACTTTTGCGAGAGCGTTACAGTGGCTACATGCCCCTGCCAGAGATCGGACTTATACCTTACGTGTTTTATATGAATAGAAAGGGTAGGAAGATAGCATTTGTAAATCTAAACTCCTTCGGAGATAACTATAACTTGAAGGAGATAATTATTGAATTTCTTGGCAGTCTTATAGAGACACCCCTGGAAGATGATGAGTCAACCAGCAAGACGTTTCAGCTCCATGAATTTGAAGTAGATGGCAATCAAATAGAGGGCACTATATTGTCTGGTGTATATGGTGTCCCAGGGCCCGTTGTTGACAGGAAAACGCGCAGACGTAATTATACGAAGACTGTTGACGATGCCGATATAAGGTCATTTTACTTTTATATAGAGGTGCCCGAAGGAGAAATAGGGGAATACATAATTGTGATGCAAGCTTATGATTTCAATGGCGTGAAGACAGAGTTTGAAAAACGGCTCACTCAGTTTTTAGAAACATATGGATCGCTCGGCCTACTTGATAAATACACCCCTCACATGCGGCCTCTGATACCAGGGAGCTATATAGCTCAAATCGCTGAGAGGATAAAAATCAAGAAGATCAGATTTATAAAGTATTCTCAGAGGATGAACTTACTTGTGGGAGAGGAAGATGAAAGGGTAGGGAATATAGAAATAGTTATTAAGTCTCAGAGAAAGTCAAGTTTCCCCTTCAATTTACCCTTTATAAACTACATAAATAGTGATAGGCAAGATTTCAAAGGTGTTTTCTCTCTGCCTGACAATGTATCTAACTTGGACTATACAGATATAAAACTGGATGTCACTGATAATGGAAAACACCGCACGATTTCTATGAGGTCGCTTGACCTTCCCCGATATGCCTACCCTATCGACCGGGCTACGTTGCAACACAATCCAGATGGGTATATTCTGCCTCAAGCGTTGTCTGGCGATGCGAGCGACCTCGCGGCCTCGCTCAGAAGAGACATGAACCCGAGGACTCCGGTGAGTGAAGATGAGAGCGAACAGGAATAGCGTCATCCGCCAAGACATTAGAGGGTTCGCAGGGAGGGGTTTACAGCAATTTCTATTCTTGTTTATACCTGCTTTGGTAGCATTCGGCCTCTTATTTTTAGATATCAATGCAGTTTTGGGCAACTTAATTGCGGCCATGTCAATCTTTGCAGGATTCTTGGTCAATGCTATTATCCTGATGTTCTCTTTGATGGATAAGATAACAGGACAGACAAACAATAGTTATGTAAATTTTGTGACAGAATTAACGCAATATATGATATTTTCTCTCTATCTATCTATTATTTCCGTTACCTTCTTAATAGTCTCTCCCCTAGATGTATTATCTATAGATTATAAAGGATATACCTTTGATCTAGCATTTGCCTTTAGATTTATAGCAGGATATTTTACGGTTCAATTCTTTCTTACCCTGCTTAAAGTGGTGTCTAAACTATATGACATATTTGTTTATAATATAAGTACCAGAAACTAACAGAAAGCGTATTTAGCCAAGTATTGAAGCCTCTGACCTGTGTTGGGGGCTTCAATGCTGGAGGGAATCATGTCTTAACTAGCCTCTAGTACGCCAAGAACTCAAGCCCCAGCCCAGTCTTCCGCTGGGCTTTTTTCGTATCGAAATCTATCCGAAGGAGGTGAATCAACATGGCCGAATTGAAAGACACCCTCTCGCTCGATGTCTCCCAATACTTGAAGCAACTCGATGCTGTAGACAAGAAAATCGACTCGCTTTACCGGACGCGGTCTGCCCCTGCCTTGCCCCCTATGCCGTCGCTTCCAACTACCCCTACGAGCCGAGGGGGACAGTCTGCCGCCCAGAAGGAACTGACCGAACTCACGAACCTCCTCAAGGTCGCGCAGAATGAACTAAAGCAGTTCGGAGCGGCGGCCAGCCCTGCCCAGTTGAATGGCTACGCCCAGCAACTCGCCAGCTTGACGACACGGGCGCAGGCGCTCGGGCCGGGACTGGCGACAGGGAGCAACGAAGCCAGGCGCTTGAGTGGCGTCCTGCTGGGCCTTGAAGGGACAAGCCAGCAGGTGAGTGCAGCCCTGCTCCGCCTGAGTGCCACGCCCGCGACGGTCAAGATCAACGCCCCGAACACGGCAGGAATCACCGCCCAGCTTGCTGGAGTCACCCGTTCGGCAGACCAGAATGCACGTGCCCTTCAAAGCCTGCTGAATCAGGTCACGACCCTCGGCGGCCCGCTGGGATCAATGGTCAATCAGCTTCTCAGCGTTGCCAGCGGCTTCCAGGGAATGACTGCCGCTGAATTGGCTGCGGTTGGACCTGCAACGGTTCTAACAGCCACAGTCTTGGCGATGGGGGCAGCACTGGCCTCTAGCCTGCACGAGGCCATTTCCTTTGAGGCCGCGCTGTCACAGCTTCGGGGCATTACTGGCCTGAGCAAGGGCGACATTGGCGACTTGGGTGATGAGTTCCAGAAGCTCGCTACTCAACTCCCGTTTACCAGCGTTCAGCTTGCCGAAATTGGGCGCAATGCGGCTCTGGCAGGCGTTCACGGCAAGGAAGAACTCGGGCAGTTCGTCGAAATCGGGGCGCAGCTCGGCGTCCTCTTGCGTGACGTGGACGGCCACGCTGAAGACCTGACCGGCACCATGCGCGAGCTGGCGAAATTCATCAACGCTGCGGGCATCTCGGGCGACAAGTTCATTCCGGCGCTGCGTATCTCCAGCTCTGAGCTGATCACCCTGAAGACCCGCATCGGCGGAACCGTGCCGCCCTGCAACTCAACACCCGCCTCGCAACGGATGCGGCGAAATTCCAGAACGTCGCTGTCCATTCCCCGGAGGCCCGACACGTGCCCAATGATCCCAACCGCCGCCGCTACGTCGCCCGCTCCAACCGTGTCAAGCCGCCCACCATCGGCCAGCAGGCCTGCTCGTATGCCGAGGCGTGGTACCAGGCACTGCGGGCTTGGGATCTCCGCTTGGGTACGGCACCAACGCCGCGCATGAGCTACACCGGCTTCCGGCCCGGCGGCTTCGAGATCAGCACACTGGCTGAACTGAATGGACCGTCACAGCCCACATTTCTGAGCTTGCCCTGTGGCGAGCGGAGTGAATCTGAAGTGGCGCAGGTCATCAGCATGATGAAGGCTAGCGCCGCGCATGACCGGCGGGATGCTGGGCGGGTGCTAGACCGGCTTCGCGATCCCCGCTCTGGCGTGCCTGCCAGTTTGCTTCGAGAGGATGGAAAATGGCAGCGCGACGCGCCGAGGCACGCTGGATATGCTGTGGCGGTACTGACGTTGGCGGTGGCCTTGCGCGACCCCTTGGCGGAAGTCCTTTTGCCGGTATGCCGCAACGTCATGCAGCGTGTTGAAAAAAGGGCGGATTTTAGGTAGCGTTTTGATAGTCTCAGAGCAATGTAGGACAGGCCAAAAAAGCGAAGCGCCCCCAGAAATGGAGGCGCTTTTCTAATGACGACGGCGCGACTAGATATTGTCTTCTGTCACGACAGGGGCTCCATCGACAGCCAGAGGGAGAGGCTGTGTCGCCTTCCTGCGTGTACGTAACACCAAGAGGACGCCAGGCTGATCTTGTTGAGGTGTTGCGCCACTCAGACCAACCACTTGGACATCTACCAGCTCCGCATCGTTCAGAACATTCATTCGGTTGCTAACGACCGACGCAATAGCCTTCTCAAGGTTGTTGCTGGAACCGTAAGCGGTTGCGTAGATGAGCTGTTCGCCGTTTGCCAACACTGTGCTTGGGTACATGCTCCAAGCTACCTGATCTCTGCTCGCTACCGGGTGCAGGGAGAGCATCGCGCAGAAGGCGATGGGAAGGGGAGGTATCAAAAAATGTGAAGCTATGAGATAAAGACTCATGGATGCCGAGGCACTTCAGTATTTACAGAATCTTGCCGAGAGCCTGAAGCGCGGCGGCGCAGAGGGCGAAGAAGACTCTCAATACGCAACCTCTATGAAGCAGGTTGCCTATGAGCTTCAAGATAAGGCGGGAGCTTTCAAGGAAATTGCTCCTATAAAAAATGAGTTCATTAGGCTAATGGTTTTTACTTATCGTAAAGCTAAAGATTGGGATGGAAGGATTGCCCAGCAAGTGTGGAGTTCTTGGCTAATGGATGCTCCAGGCGTGAGTGGTAGCCGCACACTGAGAAAACTTGGTGGCCTAATGCGGAGTGCAAGGGCTGCTCAAGTCGTCTCTAATTCAGAGGACACTAATTTAGTATTCCAGCAAGCAATCGAAGTCCACAGATCGTTCAACGAGTTTGTTAACTCTTTACTGCCTTTCTTGATAAACGCCTTGCAAGTAAGTCAAGGCCAAAGACCTACCAAGAAAGTATTTGAGGCTACGTACTCAAAGAAAATTAAAATGTTTGCAGAAGCTGCAAAACGTTACCCACATGAAACTAGCCTCACTATCTTTGGGCGCATTTTAAAACCTCCGTTTAGGAATGCCATTGCTCATTCTGACGTAGAGTTGATACGAGATCAAAATATAGTTAGGTTTGGCGTAAGTAATAACGGTCAGCGCACTGAACATGACATGGATATTTTTGAGTTTATGGCATTTGTAGCGCTGTACTCACACTTGATCCATGCTTATACAGCAGCTCTAACTATAATTGGAACGTACGAAATGAACGACCCAGAAGAAGTAAAGTACATACCGGACGATTTTAAGGCGATTTTGTACAACGTTAATTACTTCCGGTAATAAAGCAGTTCGATGACTCCAGATTTTTTGAAGCCATCGAACTGCTTAAGTAGATTTCTAAATCTGGGATTCTAAAATTGGATCGGCACCTCGTTTAGCCCTTAAAATGTTTACCACTTCCAGCGTTTGGGAAATCATCTCCTGGCTGGCAACCAGACGTTCCTGAATTCCTTTTTCGGCTATGAGAAGCTGCGGCAGAATAGTATCAATCTGAGTAGAGGTGTAGTTGTTTTCTAAACCATTTACAATAGAGCTACGTAAATTCTCTAGCTTTGTAGCATACTCGTTAATATCAACCTTGATTGTTTTTGACTGTCGCTCTGCTGTTTTGAATACTTCTAGTTGAGCGGCTGAATACCCTGTGCGTTGATAGAACATCGGTTCCGCTTCAAGCAGTTCGACAATGCGGCGAGACTTCTGATTTTTGACTCTCATCAGGTCAACACGGCTCAGTAGTGTGCGTAGTCGCTCCATGCTGGAGAGTACCAAAATTGGATATGGTGGGTGACAGTAAATAGCTGGCAAAAGCGAAGCCCCAACCGAGCACGGTGGGGCTTTTGATTTGGGGGAAATATGAAAGTCAACCCGCAACAAGCTGATCGGGAATGTTTAGCTCGACGGGGGTTTGACCGTCGCCAAACACTGAGCGCAGATCAAGTACCTCAACGCCGAGAACATTCGAGTCGTTGTCGAGATCGACGTACACATCTTTTTCCATCTCTACGGTGCGGGCGACTTCGCCGCTCTTTATTTCGATGTAGAGGGCCTGCACGCTGGGATCGAACGTAAATTTCATGGCTCCTCCTTAAGGGGTGATACGAATGGCAGTGATGACCGTTGTCACGATCTCGACGCCGTTAGGAGTCTCAGCGTACACCACACGGATGAAGTTTCCGGCGGAGGTATCACGTTCGGCAACCCAGCGGCTACGGGCCGGGTCTTCGGTGAGGCGATCTGGGCTGAGTACCGCCTTCTCCACTTGGTTCTTGTGAATGTGCCGCTTCCGCATACTGTCCAGGGCATGAGGGGAATAGGTGAACTTGCGGGGCAGTGTGACCTGAGGAGCAGGAAGAGGAGCAGTAAAAACATAAGGCTCAGCGCCTCGTAACTGACGAATTGTATTTAGGAAGTTTATGAAACTGATGCTCATTGGCTGGTATGTCTGGACGCCATTTTCAATAATGGAAAGGGCATTAGTTAGAGTTATTTGGTTCTCTGGCTTTGAGATTGTCTTGATATCTAGCAGTGGCTTAAGGAGTTCTGCCACTTGATAGATGCGGCCTCGACCTTCTACATATTTGCTTAAACCTTCAACTACCTCCTCGATAGGTTTGCGTACCTCTTCTGGAAGTGCTCGCCTATGTATGAAAATAGGTTCTTGTTCTAGAACTAGGATTAATTCATTGAATGCCTCATCCAGAAGCTCAAATTCCCAGAGCCGGGCCTCGACCTGCTCAACAGTGATCACGTCAGACAGGCTACAGCGCAAGCCCCGACGCTGAGGCCGGGGCTTTTAACTTGGAGAAAGGGAATTATGACCTTACGACCTCAAGTACGTCCGTCAGCTCGATCTGCTTCCCCATGATCGTTTCCAGCCCATGCATGAGCTTTCCCATTGTCTCGAACTGAACGCCGTCCATTTGCCCGCCCGTGATGGCGTAAACAGTGGTACGGGAAAGCCCCGACGCTTTCCAAAGGGCGTAGGGGGTTTTGCCGTTCTGCTCTAGAAACTCTTTGATCTTCCAGCGCACTTCCATGCCTCCTAGTGTCGGTTATTCCTGCACTGGCAGCATATTACCATACTTCTATACATGCATGTAAGTCTTGTACTATGCTGTGAGGTCTGGTAATATAAAGGCACCAAAAAAGCCCGCCTGAACTTAGCGGGGACGGGGGCTTTTTTGGAAACCTTGGAGGTCTTGTATGACACTTTACACCCCCAGCACTTCGGAAATTATTCCTGCCCCTACCATCACGAAGGTTTACAACGTGATGACCTGGGAAGAGCGCGACCATATCCGCATCGGTGGCCCGGTCTACTACACCCTGAGCTATACCGGGATCAGTGGCACGCCCGCCACCGGGTACAAGTACGAGATCAACGGCAAGCCTGCCACTTACACCGACGCCTACTACCTGATGCGGGACGCCCAGACGACGGGAAGCGTGGAGCTGGTCGCGTGATTGAGGGGGAGGCGCAGGGCCTTCCCCTGTATGGCTTTTGTGACGGGTGCGGTGCTCCAAATGGCGTGCTTCGCAAGACTGGCATGAACTTCAGTGAGTATTTCTGCCCAGAATGCACCAAAAAAGATGCGCTTTATCTGGGGGCGATTACTCACCTCAACGTACTGTATGAGGTCAGTCTTCAAGCGTGGCAAACCATCTGGGGTGACGAAAAGTACATCACTGACAACATCTCCGAGCTGTCAGGAATCACCGGTAATGCGGTAGGCGAAGAAGCAGCGAAAGCCCGAGAAGAAGGCGAGTCCTGATGCTGGGGCGGCGAGGTGGGGACAGAATCAAGTCCACACACCGCCGCCGCGCTGAAAAAGTCGGCGTGGCTGGCACCTTCGATAAGTACGATGTGATGCTCAGACTCAGCAAGCAGAACTTTCTCTGCCACTACTGCTTACAGCCGCTCATCCTGCACGGCCCTGGCAAGTACCAGATCGACCACTTCATTCCGCTCAGCAGAGGAGGCAGTAACTATGCAAACAACCTCGTCATTGCCTGCCCTGGCTGCAACAACGCCAAAGCCGACAAGATGCCCTGGGAGTACCGCCCCGCACGCTTCAGCCCAGGTGGACGCCGTGACCCCTGAGATGAAGCGCTGTAGTAAATGCAAGGAAGAAAAGTCCGCTACGCTGGAGTTTTTCTACAAGATGAAGACAGGGGTGAAGGGGCTTCATTCTCAGTGCAAGCAGTGCCTAAAGGCGGCAGTGAGTGCCAACTACGCGTCAAAGACACCTGAAGAGAAGGCGGAGATTCACCGACTGAAAGAACTTACACGGGCCAAACGGATGGAAAATCCTGAGTACGCCGCAAAAGAGCGGAAGAAGGCAAGAGAAGCCGCTCGTAATTCAGATCCTGAGAGACGCCGAGAAATTCAGCGAGCGTACCACGCTCGACATGCAGACGACCCCGCCTACCGTGAACGCCTCCGCCGTAAATGGAACCGTAAGCACTGGAAGAAACACCCTGAGCGACTAGTGACTTACAGGCGACGAGTAGAAGCTCAGGCTGCATGTCATCGAATATGCACCTCATGCCGAGCCTCTTTTCCAGCCACCAGCGAATTTTTCGGTTCAGCGAAACGAACGGCAGATAAGCTCGCAGCGGAATGCAAAAAATGTGCCAGGAACGTCAAAAAGGTATGGTGGGATCAGCTTTCCCAAGAAGAGCGGAGAGTTCGCAATAGTAAACAGCGAGCAGCACGAGCAACAGCACCGGGCATTTTCACGGGGCATGACATAAAAGCCCTATTTGTACGTCAAAATGCCTGTTGCCTCTATTGCGGAATAAAGATCGGTAGGAACTATGCGAGATGGCATGTTGACCACTTCATGCCTCTGTCTAGAGGGGGTTCGAACTTCCCGGAGAATCTTGTGGTTGCCTGCGAGCCTTGCAACAGGGCCAAGTACAACAAGATGCCCTGGGAGTGGCTGCCCGACCAGTTCAGCCCGCCGAGCAGTCAATAAAAAGAACCCCGTCCAAGTGACGGGGTTATCTTTGAACTTCAAAGCGCACGATGGAGTTTCCGCTAACTTCGCACACAATACCCGCCCCTTGTATGTCGGCAGGATTTTTCGCATCACGCGCTACATTGTTTAGCCAAATCCAGTGTTGCGTACTGAGATCTTGGAAACCCTTTCCCGATCCTCCATTTTGCCAGAGGTCAACTCGCCCAAACTGTTGCAGTGTGCGGGTCTTACACATCTGAACAATTGACTGCGGAACGTCAGTACGAACTTCATTTGTCGTTACCGGCTGAGGAGAAGTCAAGCGTGAGCGATAGGGCCATGCAGCCGAAAAAATAGCTCCACATACACCGACGATAACGAAGAGGATCAGCAATTTCGTTTCTCTGGATAGTGTTCGCCTAGATGCCATAAACCAAATTACAGCGCTTGCATATGCGGCGCTGTTCATTTTTAGGGGGAGGTGAAAAAGAATGGCAGACCTCAAAGACACGCTTCAGCTCGATGTTTCGCAGTACCTTCGTCAACTTGATGCGGTGGACAAGAAGATTGGCGACTTGTACAGACCCCGCCCCGCGCCTCCGCTTCCGCCAGTTCCACCCGTGCCGCCCGCTGGAAGTGGATCAGGGGGGAGGGGGGGGCAGACGGCTGCACAGAAGGAATTGACGGAACTCTCGAACAGATTGAAGCAGGCCCAAAATGAGATTAAGCAGCTCGGCGTGTCTGCCACCCCTGCTCAGCTCACGGCTTATGGTCAGCAACTCGCCACCCTGACGACCCGCGCTCAGGCGCTCGGGCCCGGCCTTGCAGCAGGCAGCACTGAGGCCCGGCGGCTGAGCGGCGTGCTTTTGGGTCTGCAAGGGACCAGTGGACAGGTCAGCGCGGCCCTGAATGCCCTGGCGCAGGGGCCACGCCCGGTCAACGATCCTGCGTTCCTGCGGCAGCTCCGCATCGAGATCAGTAGCGTCAATAACCAGATCGCCACGGCACGCAACAACTTCATCCAGCTTGACGGCGCGGCCACCCCGAAGCAGATTCGGGAACTGGTCAAGCAGATGACCGATTTGAAGACGAAGGCCAATGATCTGGCCCGTGGTCTGCCGCAGGGGTCTGAGGAGTTGCGGAAGCTGAGTCTCGCGGCGGCCACTGCTGAGCGCACCATTGCCGGGGCCACCGGGCAGATGAGCCGCCTCGGGCTGGCCTCGCAGGTGAAGCTGGGCGTAACTTCCAGCCTGAATGACTTTCGCTCTCAGTTTCTGGGTGCGACAAGCGGCATTCAGAATTTCGCCAAGTTCACGGATGCGGCGCGAGTCGCTACTGTTCTTTATGAAGCGCAGTTGCGCCGTCAGAACCTGACATTGGATGAGGGTGCAAAGCACGTAACGAAACTCAGCGACACTCTGAAAATCCTGCCTAGTCAGGCACAAGATGCCATCCAAGTATTGTTAAGAAATGGGTTTAATCTTGACCAGTCGGTGGATGCTCTTCAAAGAGTTGGTGCTTCAGCAGTTGCGCGTGGACGTACGGCAGCGGACGGCGTTGATTTGTTCGCGCAGGCAATTCAATCACAGAGCAGCACTCTCTTGAACTACGTCGGAGTGGCAGGAAATCTGAGCGATTTCTATGTAAGTTACGCTAAGTCTATTGGAACGGTTGCCAATAAACTAGATATACAGCAGAAGGCACAGGCCGCCGTGAACCTCGTGACGAAGGAAACGAACGAGGAACTGGCGAACCTGCCGATTCTTCAGGCCAGCCTGTCGGGTGGGTTCAGTGATCTGGCGATCAGCTACCAGACCTTTGAGAAGACCATCGGTAAGAGCTTTACGGCTCCGGTGGCCGAGGTGGTCAGTGGCCTGAATAGTGCCATCGGCTTCTTCTCGAAACTTCCAACCGTGGTGCAGGACGGGACGGGCAAGATCGTAATCTTCGGGGCAGCGGCCCTAGTTGCTGCGAAGCTGCTGCTGTTCGGCGTGCAGAACGTGTACGCCTTCCGTACACAGATTCTCGGCATCACGCCCGCTGCTGCTGCTGCCAATGGTGGGCTGAGCATCTTCGGCATCGGCATCGGGATCTTCCGGAAGTCGATTCAGGGAGCCGTTGCTGAGGTAGGGGCTCTTAAACTTGCAGTCTTGGGGCTTGTAGCTTTGCCTGCCGCTGCTATCACGG from Deinococcus ruber harbors:
- a CDS encoding DUF2283 domain-containing protein, with protein sequence MKFTFDPSVQALYIEIKSGEVARTVEMEKDVYVDLDNDSNVLGVEVLDLRSVFGDGQTPVELNIPDQLVAG
- a CDS encoding DUF4258 domain-containing protein, which gives rise to MITVEQVEARLWEFELLDEAFNELILVLEQEPIFIHRRALPEEVRKPIEEVVEGLSKYVEGRGRIYQVAELLKPLLDIKTISKPENQITLTNALSIIENGVQTYQPMSISFINFLNTIRQLRGAEPYVFTAPLPAPQVTLPRKFTYSPHALDSMRKRHIHKNQVEKAVLSPDRLTEDPARSRWVAERDTSAGNFIRVVYAETPNGVEIVTTVITAIRITP
- a CDS encoding helix-turn-helix domain-containing protein, with translation MEVRWKIKEFLEQNGKTPYALWKASGLSRTTVYAITGGQMDGVQFETMGKLMHGLETIMGKQIELTDVLEVVRS
- a CDS encoding HNH endonuclease; amino-acid sequence: MLGRRGGDRIKSTHRRRAEKVGVAGTFDKYDVMLRLSKQNFLCHYCLQPLILHGPGKYQIDHFIPLSRGGSNYANNLVIACPGCNNAKADKMPWEYRPARFSPGGRRDP
- a CDS encoding HNH endonuclease, which translates into the protein MENPEYAAKERKKAREAARNSDPERRREIQRAYHARHADDPAYRERLRRKWNRKHWKKHPERLVTYRRRVEAQAACHRICTSCRASFPATSEFFGSAKRTADKLAAECKKCARNVKKVWWDQLSQEERRVRNSKQRAARATAPGIFTGHDIKALFVRQNACCLYCGIKIGRNYARWHVDHFMPLSRGGSNFPENLVVACEPCNRAKYNKMPWEWLPDQFSPPSSQ